DNA sequence from the Malus domestica chromosome 11, GDT2T_hap1 genome:
acacaccctttttacttttcatacatccttctaatttttggccgtcggatcggatgaaatgaagaagatcaacggacaaaattaacaaagggtgtgtaagaaataaaaatgggtgtgtaaATAGCACACCTCCTAGACAAAATGTGATTATCTCAACTCCTGAAATGACGTGACCTTTCTGCCTTCTTGTGTCATCCTTTTATATCTTGTTTGCCAACCATTTAAagaacgttttttttttaaacgaaGTTGGCTCTTtgtatttttagtttgtttactTTTTGTTAAAGATAACTTCATTAAAAAGATAGCAATTAGAGAGAAAAGATTCATCTAGGAACAAAAATATTAATGCAATTGGATTATAGAATATAGGTTCACATGACACATTGGATATGTGCGTAAAACTCTAATTAACATACATAAGCAAGACCTAAGAATCTATATGTACACTAAGATAAGCAATATGCGAGGCAGCCTTGGCATAATTAGAGTTGTAATTAAGCGATATCTGAACATCCAAAACCATAGACTATATAACTACAAGTAGGTGAAATTTATCATATTCTCtttgaataaaaaaagataGATAATTATGACTTATCATCagttattttctttcttctataAGGGGAAAAACAAAAGTCATAGACTACGTGGCCCTCAAACGATATTCCTCAAAATGCAGTGTCAGCAAGATCCACTTGCTTGTGGCTATCCGGATGTGCGAAAAGCCGAAGGGGTTGTCTTTGTGAATTTTCTAGGGTCATTCTTGTGATGACTTGGGAGATAAGGGAAAAGAGTAGATGTGACGAAAAAACGAAGTGCTGACTGCAGTCGGTGAGAGGAGAGAGACTGATCTGTgggatttataaaattttatatcAGACAAGACATCCATTTCTTGCAGTATTCAATTACACATGAGTGCTTTAAATAAACTAATCAAACAACTATAAGAAAGATTCTCCGACTTTTTCTAATTGCTTCAATCTATATcttttatatataaagccaataGAAAAGGTAAATAGTGATTTTGATATCatcacattttaataaaaatatttggataaaaatacttcaaagataaaaaaaaactttaaagatatctcaaaataatgcatcaaataaggcaAAAGTATTTTCATCATtgtaatagtatttttttaataattaatttttttatacttttttaattagtacctcacaatatgctagtaataatgtgatttaatttctctatttttaaacaagttcaaaatatcttaagaggTGTGCAATGCTAATTATAAAAAAGATCATTCATACacggataataatgtggttaaattagttgtcaaatgattgtttttttttaacaaacgatattatttacactaagagagAAAGGGTGGGCTTAAcatcataatgggctagcaataatgtgattcaatcagttgtttattaaatattattttctctattgtAAACActttcaaaacatcttaagaggcgtataatgccggttataaaaagtttttcgcacgcggataataatatgattaaattagttgtcaaatgattttttatttttaacaaacgatattatttatactaagggggagggatgcgcttagcctcacaatgggatatcaataatgtgattcaatcaattgtttattaaatattattttatttattcttaatgtaaattctatagaaaccgattttattatgtgaattcaactgctttaattgatttataaagggtttcttctagcatgatctaagattattcatttacttcaaatatttgacttcccttttgtcaatttaaacATATAACTATATTTAAAACGTGCAATTCACGCGTAGCatgccgtgattcaaaaaatgtcttcatcattttaattagtttttttgtgctgttttttatgtattgtttttttaaattaataccTTACAatatgctagcaataatgtgattgaatttctctattttaaaacacgttcaaaatatcttaagaggcgtgtaatgccggttataaaaaaagtctttcgcacgcggataataatgtaattaaattagttgtcaaatggtttttttttttaacaaaccacattatttacactaaagggatggggggcttagcctcacaatgggcaaacaataatgtgattcaatcagttatttattaaatattattttctctatttttaaacacgttcaaaacatcttaagaggcatgtaatgctggttataaaaaaaagtatttcgcacgtggataataatgtgattaaatcagttgttaaatgattgtttttttaataaacgatattatctacactaagggggagatgatgagtttagcctcacaacgggctaacaataatgtgattcaatcaattgtttattaaatattattttctctattcttaatgtaaattttgtagagaccgattttattatttgaattcaattgctttaattggtttatgaggggtttcttctatgatgatctaagattattcatttacttcaaatatttgactttccttttgtcaactTACACattacatttaaaacgtgtaagttgCTTGTAACACGCCATGATTCAAAAAATATCTTCTACACGCTCGTAAGCACGTGTAAGGCTAGTCTATTTATAAGGGGAAACTTGTTATGCTCAAAGCTACTTACCCTTCTTTGCTTTAATAGCAGTTGTCATACAATTTTAAACCTTTCACTGATCAGCATGCCTAGTGTTCTAAGGGCAAGCTGCTTGTTGCTACCATTCTTGGTCATTCTTTCGATGCTTGTAGTGAGCTCAGAGGCGCGTCTTTCTCTCGTTTTCTCAACTCTTCCAAATATTACTGATGGCCATCTCTTTTTTCGTAAACTTGGGTTTCTTGTACCGAAAAATGAGTTTTATCGGAGAAGGTTTCTTATTGACGTGAACAGAACTGCACCCGGAGGACCAGATCCCCAACATCATTAGCAACTTAGGATTTTTTATTGCCAGAAATAACACTTGAGTTGCCAAAAATTTTCTCAAAGTTTAGTCGCCAAATTATGTAGCAGATGACATGGTTGTGTAGTTACGACTTGGGATGCAAAGTTTTGGGATTTGTTTTGCGAAGTTCTGGCAAAACTCTTTGTTCGTTTGAGCATTCAAAGATATGATCATCCCTAGTACTATTCTTGTTTCAAAAATCTGAATTCGCCGTGCCACGACCTTGCTGCCAGTGATCTGATCTCACTCCAAGCATCCAATtgtctttttgttttgttttgattttgattttgatttttaacCCAGGAAGGATTTACTTAATGAATTCTGTTCATCGGCTAGGAAATGTTGTATTTGTTATAAGTAACTAATGCAATCACTTCTTTCTTAAGCTTCTGCTTTACCAGAAACCCAACCTGATAAACTCTTTGAGCGCAACACGACACACCGCTAACATTACCAATATTATTCTTTAACTTACCACTTGTTAAGTGTGAAATTTTATCATGAAAGACCTCCGTGATATTATTAGTGAACTTCATATTTTGTTACATC
Encoded proteins:
- the LOC103448747 gene encoding CLAVATA3/ESR (CLE)-related protein 6-like, with product MPSVLRASCLLLPFLVILSMLVVSSEARLSLVFSTLPNITDGHLFFRKLGFLVPKNEFYRRRFLIDVNRTAPGGPDPQHH